Proteins encoded in a region of the Nitrospirota bacterium genome:
- a CDS encoding GIY-YIG nuclease family protein: MTWIVYIVECSDGSLYTGITNDLARRVEEHGTGKGAKYTKHRGPVTVRYTERQDSKGAALTREAVIKVLRRGDKLALIAAQPPTEPCRTDPLMKTVR, from the coding sequence ATGACGTGGATCGTCTATATCGTGGAATGCTCGGACGGCAGTCTGTACACCGGCATCACCAACGATCTCGCACGGCGAGTGGAAGAACATGGGACAGGCAAAGGCGCCAAATACACGAAACACCGCGGTCCGGTCACCGTACGATATACCGAGCGTCAGGACAGCAAAGGCGCAGCGCTGACACGTGAGGCCGTGATCAAAGTACTCCGCAGAGGAGACAAACTGGCACTGATCGCCGCTCAGCCCCCGACCGAACCATGCCGCACCGACCCTCTGATGAAAACGGTCCGATAG
- a CDS encoding Slp family lipoprotein gives MTRSALHLGWARPTIVAIGLTILCVGCAKVPRQYVEMAEPGVTLTSLNAQPEMYRGKVLLLGGTIVEEEEKEQYLWLRVKNRPLDRDYVPHRPVDIDGLEAGHYWVVVPKNQIPGGYRHWARMTVAGRVTGTLRLATEPVLTLLYVRGWGTSPAHDAARGDFLDPNYIPSVPAGIGGEFRGSHP, from the coding sequence ATGACACGATCTGCTCTTCATCTAGGCTGGGCCAGGCCTACGATAGTGGCCATCGGTCTGACGATTTTGTGCGTCGGCTGTGCCAAAGTGCCGCGGCAATATGTCGAGATGGCTGAGCCGGGCGTGACGCTGACCTCGTTGAATGCCCAACCGGAGATGTACCGAGGGAAGGTCCTGCTGCTGGGGGGGACGATCGTCGAGGAAGAAGAGAAGGAACAGTATCTGTGGCTGCGCGTGAAGAACCGGCCGCTGGACCGGGATTATGTCCCCCATCGTCCCGTGGACATAGACGGTCTTGAAGCCGGCCATTATTGGGTGGTGGTACCCAAGAATCAAATTCCTGGCGGGTATCGACATTGGGCGAGGATGACGGTGGCGGGCCGAGTCACGGGGACGTTGCGATTGGCAACCGAACCGGTGCTGACGCTTCTCTATGTGAGGGGCTGGGGAACGAGCCCTGCGCATGATGCGGCCAGAGGGGATTTTTTAGACCCCAACTACATTCCCTCGGTTCCGGCAGGTATCGGTGGTGAGTTCAGAGGGAGTCATCCTTAA
- a CDS encoding DUF2892 domain-containing protein translates to MNQKRRIHDAIVGIVVTAGVALGHYVSAHWLILPAVIGVTLIQSGLTGFCPVYFLLDRLLPSEGASDSSSCCAK, encoded by the coding sequence ATGAACCAGAAGAGACGCATTCACGATGCGATCGTGGGAATCGTCGTGACGGCTGGAGTCGCGTTAGGGCATTACGTCAGCGCTCATTGGCTGATTCTGCCGGCGGTGATCGGTGTCACGCTGATTCAGAGCGGCCTCACGGGATTTTGTCCGGTCTACTTCCTGCTCGACCGTCTCCTTCCCTCCGAGGGCGCATCCGACTCGTCCAGTTGTTGCGCGAAGTAA
- a CDS encoding SulP family inorganic anion transporter → MPLIHGLYFNNLRGDFYGGLVAAVVALPLALAFGVASGAGAIAGLYGAIFVGLFASLFGGTPAQVSGPTGPMTVVMAGLIAQFGQEPSLAFSAVILGGGLQILLGLSGVGQYIALLPYPVISGFMSGIGAIIIILQAGPLVGHAPQSGDVLNTLAMLPSFVADPVVDALVLGMLSLAIMYGAPERVGRVVPPPLIALLVGTVLGVVLFPGAAVIGPIPTGFPMPVLPSLHLDSVKIVIEEAIVLAMLGSLDSLLTSLVCDNMTRTQHGSNRELIGQGIGNAVAGLFGGLPGAGATMRSVVNIRSGGRTPISGAFHALVLVAVLLWLGPLAERIPLAVLAGILMKVGVDIIDWRFLKHVFHAPRADVTIMLVVCSMTVLADLIMAVAVGLVLASVLFVKQMADLELMNFRVITNRDGESTLTDEEASVLGRQEGKIVLIHIGGPMSFGSAKNMVRRLEGIARWKSFSVVVLDLSKVPAIDGSAALSVEDMIRMAQAHHQHLILVGTQPSVQEALEGFGVLKLLRPGHHYATRLEALRHAARLADSTAGA, encoded by the coding sequence GTGCCCTTGATCCATGGGCTCTACTTCAACAATCTTCGTGGCGATTTCTATGGTGGCCTCGTCGCCGCGGTTGTCGCCCTGCCGTTAGCGCTGGCCTTCGGGGTGGCGTCCGGAGCCGGCGCAATCGCCGGGTTGTATGGCGCCATCTTTGTCGGACTTTTTGCGTCATTGTTCGGCGGGACCCCGGCCCAAGTGTCGGGTCCGACCGGCCCGATGACGGTCGTCATGGCTGGACTCATTGCGCAGTTTGGACAGGAACCGTCGCTGGCCTTTTCTGCGGTCATCTTAGGAGGCGGGCTACAGATCCTGCTCGGTTTGAGCGGGGTCGGGCAGTACATCGCGCTGCTCCCCTATCCCGTCATCTCCGGGTTCATGAGCGGGATCGGGGCGATCATCATCATTCTCCAAGCCGGTCCGCTCGTCGGCCATGCACCCCAGTCGGGAGACGTCCTCAACACCCTGGCGATGCTTCCGTCGTTCGTTGCCGACCCTGTGGTGGATGCGCTGGTGTTGGGGATGCTCTCGCTGGCGATTATGTATGGGGCGCCGGAGCGGGTGGGGAGAGTTGTCCCGCCGCCGTTGATCGCGCTGCTCGTGGGCACGGTGCTGGGAGTGGTTCTGTTCCCTGGCGCGGCCGTCATTGGACCCATTCCAACGGGTTTCCCCATGCCTGTACTCCCCAGTCTGCATCTCGATTCCGTGAAAATCGTGATCGAGGAAGCGATCGTGCTGGCGATGCTGGGCAGTCTCGACAGCCTGCTGACCTCGCTGGTCTGCGATAACATGACGCGCACCCAGCATGGCTCCAACCGCGAATTGATCGGGCAGGGGATCGGCAATGCCGTGGCCGGTCTGTTTGGAGGGTTGCCCGGCGCAGGCGCCACGATGCGCTCCGTCGTCAATATTCGCAGTGGGGGACGCACCCCTATTTCCGGAGCCTTTCACGCGCTCGTGCTCGTTGCCGTGCTCCTGTGGCTCGGGCCATTGGCGGAGCGGATTCCGCTCGCAGTATTGGCGGGCATTCTCATGAAAGTGGGCGTGGATATCATCGACTGGCGCTTTCTGAAACATGTCTTTCATGCGCCACGCGCGGATGTGACGATCATGCTGGTGGTCTGTAGCATGACCGTGTTGGCGGACCTCATCATGGCGGTCGCGGTCGGCCTGGTACTCGCCAGCGTGCTGTTCGTCAAACAGATGGCCGATCTCGAATTGATGAATTTCAGGGTCATCACCAACAGGGACGGCGAATCCACGCTCACCGATGAGGAAGCTTCTGTGCTCGGGCGTCAGGAAGGGAAGATCGTTCTCATTCATATCGGTGGCCCCATGAGTTTTGGGTCGGCCAAAAATATGGTCCGCCGTCTTGAGGGCATTGCCCGTTGGAAGAGTTTTTCTGTAGTCGTGCTGGATCTCTCGAAGGTCCCTGCTATCGACGGCTCGGCAGCCCTGTCGGTGGAGGATATGATTCGGATGGCTCAGGCCCATCACCAACATCTCATCCTTGTGGGGACGCAGCCGTCCGTGCAGGAGGCGCTGGAGGGATTCGGGGTCCTGAAGCTGCTACGACCGGGGCATCACTATGCCACCAGACTCGAGGCCCTTCGTCATGCCGCCCGATTGGCCGACTCGACTGCCGGCGCGTAG
- a CDS encoding ArsB/NhaD family transporter yields the protein MSSVSLALLIFGVCYLVIITERMHKTIVALLGAALMISLGVVSQDEAFYSHEFGVDYNVVFLLIGMMVIVNIVRETGLFEVLAIWAAQRADAKPFRLLVLLSLLTAGLSAMLDNVTTVLLMAPVTLSITKRLELNPISFLVTEALASNIGGTATLVGDPPNIMIASKADLGYLDFLVVLGPIALLIMVVFMAVLWVIFGRTMTVAPHLRTAVLGLSSREAVTDRPFLYRCLWLLGIVNVGFCLHSLIHLEPATIALLGASMFMLIGHARRRPDDIEELSYLTDVEWKTIFFFIGLFILVGGLVKVGVIRYLADQLVAVTRGNLAGSTIAVLWGSAFLSAAVDNIPYVAAMNPLIVDLARSLHPEISDYTTLVHQPDILPLWWALALGACLGGNGTIIGASANVVIVDIARKAGYPISFWQFFRFGFPVMVASVLMSTLYLWFLFLR from the coding sequence ATGTCTTCTGTGTCTTTGGCCCTGCTCATTTTTGGCGTGTGTTATCTGGTCATCATCACTGAGCGGATGCACAAGACCATTGTGGCGTTGCTCGGGGCGGCATTGATGATCAGCCTCGGGGTGGTGTCGCAAGACGAGGCGTTCTATTCCCATGAGTTTGGGGTCGACTACAACGTCGTGTTTTTGCTGATCGGGATGATGGTGATCGTGAACATTGTCCGGGAGACCGGTCTCTTCGAGGTCCTCGCCATCTGGGCCGCGCAGCGGGCCGATGCGAAGCCGTTTCGGTTGCTGGTGTTGCTGTCGCTCTTGACGGCCGGGCTCTCGGCCATGCTCGATAACGTCACCACCGTGCTGCTTATGGCGCCGGTTACGCTGTCTATTACCAAGCGTCTGGAACTCAATCCCATTTCATTCCTGGTGACGGAGGCGCTCGCGTCGAATATCGGCGGGACCGCGACGCTGGTCGGCGATCCGCCCAATATCATGATCGCCAGTAAGGCCGACTTGGGTTATCTCGATTTTCTGGTGGTCCTGGGTCCCATCGCGCTGTTGATCATGGTCGTGTTCATGGCGGTGCTGTGGGTCATCTTCGGTCGAACCATGACCGTGGCCCCGCATCTTCGAACCGCAGTTCTTGGGCTGAGCTCTCGGGAAGCGGTGACGGATCGACCGTTCTTGTACCGCTGCCTCTGGTTGCTGGGGATCGTGAACGTGGGGTTCTGTCTGCATTCACTCATTCATCTTGAGCCGGCCACGATTGCGCTCCTCGGCGCGAGTATGTTCATGCTGATCGGTCATGCGAGACGGAGGCCGGATGATATCGAGGAGTTATCGTATCTCACCGACGTCGAATGGAAAACCATCTTCTTTTTTATCGGGTTGTTTATCCTGGTCGGCGGATTGGTCAAGGTCGGCGTGATTCGTTACTTGGCGGATCAGCTGGTGGCGGTGACCAGGGGGAACCTTGCAGGATCCACGATCGCCGTGCTCTGGGGGTCGGCCTTCCTCTCTGCCGCGGTGGATAACATTCCCTATGTCGCGGCGATGAACCCGCTGATCGTGGACCTCGCCCGGTCGCTGCACCCCGAGATTTCTGATTACACCACCTTGGTGCATCAGCCGGACATTCTTCCGCTCTGGTGGGCTCTGGCCCTCGGAGCCTGTCTGGGGGGAAACGGCACGATCATCGGCGCGAGCGCGAACGTCGTCATTGTGGATATCGCGCGTAAAGCCGGCTATCCCATCTCATTCTGGCAGTTTTTCAGATTCGGGTTTCCCGTTATGGTGGCGTCGGTACTCATGAGTACGCTGTATCTCTGGTTCCTCTTTCTCCGCTGA
- a CDS encoding PilZ domain-containing protein, which produces MENDSAGKDKFINFREHARLRIPIPFTCSIARKGVTRWFNKDSLGIGVVYDVSMKGARVSSEASIRPGDQVMVTLQLPKQLAPVAVERATVRWAKEQTFGLEFMHLTFTGALQLKRFIALHAIPSV; this is translated from the coding sequence ATGGAAAACGACAGCGCGGGGAAAGATAAGTTCATTAACTTTCGCGAGCATGCCAGGCTCCGCATTCCGATCCCCTTTACCTGTTCAATCGCCCGAAAAGGCGTGACACGCTGGTTCAACAAGGACAGCCTTGGAATCGGTGTGGTCTACGACGTATCGATGAAGGGGGCCCGTGTGTCGAGCGAAGCTTCCATCAGGCCGGGAGATCAGGTGATGGTGACGTTGCAGCTACCGAAACAGCTCGCACCTGTCGCCGTTGAGCGCGCCACGGTCCGATGGGCGAAGGAACAGACATTCGGATTAGAATTCATGCATCTGACGTTCACGGGTGCCTTGCAACTCAAGAGATTCATCGCACTTCACGCCATACCTTCCGTCTAG
- a CDS encoding CBS domain-containing protein, whose amino-acid sequence MDRTRTTPKKPRVSLDRSIERLRKQLADFAPYLGKGIPTRSLDEFDLETERLIADLLGETSESLETYEYAEVGEAGGLVNMTDEAPEGTGMDSLRQSLLQRSRVLETCISELEARRSDEPKKHKTGRQVLTGPQVAEHMAFEIRNVSHDASLRDAGQLMQQWKLGSLLVTDRQSYVGFITDSILAREVVAKGLDPNTTLVKSCMRSPLVVIDGEKSILDAVRLMKDQATRHLAVTQDGAIIGVISVSNILRYYSGVV is encoded by the coding sequence ATGGACCGGACGCGCACCACTCCCAAGAAGCCACGAGTCTCTCTTGATCGCAGCATCGAGCGATTGCGCAAGCAACTTGCCGATTTCGCGCCCTATCTGGGGAAGGGCATCCCAACGCGCAGCCTGGATGAATTCGATCTGGAAACAGAGCGATTGATTGCGGATCTGCTGGGGGAGACCTCCGAGTCGTTGGAGACCTACGAATATGCAGAGGTAGGCGAGGCTGGTGGATTGGTGAATATGACGGATGAGGCGCCGGAAGGCACGGGCATGGACAGCCTGCGGCAAAGTCTCTTGCAGCGGAGCCGGGTCTTAGAAACCTGTATCTCCGAGCTGGAGGCGCGCCGGTCCGACGAACCGAAGAAACACAAGACGGGTCGGCAGGTCCTCACAGGCCCCCAGGTTGCCGAACACATGGCCTTTGAAATCAGGAACGTGTCGCACGATGCCAGCCTGCGCGACGCGGGGCAGCTGATGCAGCAATGGAAGCTGGGCTCGCTCCTCGTCACGGATCGCCAGTCCTACGTGGGTTTCATCACCGATTCGATCCTGGCCCGCGAGGTGGTCGCCAAGGGGCTGGATCCCAATACGACGCTCGTCAAATCCTGTATGCGGAGTCCGCTGGTGGTGATCGATGGCGAGAAATCGATTCTTGATGCCGTACGGCTGATGAAGGACCAGGCCACGCGGCATTTGGCCGTGACACAGGATGGAGCGATCATCGGTGTGATTTCCGTGAGCAACATTCTTCGATACTATTCGGGCGTGGTGTAA
- a CDS encoding Spy/CpxP family protein refolding chaperone produces the protein MNGGMKMLLGVAGGTVLLGITMTPAWADGGPACRGDGHVFGMAWPGMSSDAGWTSHTLRHLLRHQQDLGLTDEQVVKLKGLALDQDRARIRAYADVQIAERELRALVMDEKTELSVIEAKVNERESFAAKLSFRRIKAKRDFYAVLTPEQREKQKASHDRMKQAHRARQFSSQGMEATDHAQAAGNTNSAS, from the coding sequence ATGAATGGTGGAATGAAAATGCTTCTCGGGGTCGCGGGGGGAACGGTGCTGTTGGGAATAACGATGACACCTGCCTGGGCGGACGGGGGGCCGGCCTGCAGGGGTGATGGCCATGTGTTCGGCATGGCTTGGCCTGGCATGTCGAGTGACGCAGGATGGACATCCCACACCCTTCGCCACCTCCTCAGGCATCAGCAGGACCTCGGCCTGACGGACGAGCAAGTTGTCAAACTGAAGGGCCTTGCTCTTGACCAGGACCGCGCCAGGATCCGTGCTTATGCGGATGTGCAGATAGCGGAACGGGAGCTTAGGGCACTGGTGATGGATGAGAAGACAGAGCTATCCGTCATCGAAGCCAAGGTCAACGAGCGGGAATCGTTTGCAGCCAAGCTGAGTTTTAGAAGGATCAAAGCGAAACGTGATTTCTACGCTGTCTTGACTCCCGAACAACGCGAGAAACAGAAAGCCAGTCATGACCGGATGAAACAGGCCCATCGTGCGCGCCAGTTCAGCAGCCAGGGAATGGAAGCGACTGATCATGCCCAGGCAGCCGGGAATACGAACTCGGCATCGTAA
- a CDS encoding RNA polymerase sigma factor has protein sequence MGVQTLVSDDCEIIRLVLGGEVDRFAELIARYQQHVTRMTNRHVPSDRVAEVAHDVFVRAYTNLSSFSGKTPFEHWLSGITVRTCYDFWRSKRREALPVSALTTEHQAWMDHVLAAESEDQFREQARQQEAAELLQWALGHLSAENRLVLTLVHLEGYSVRDAAGLLGWSLINVKVRAHRARQMLKTLLLERLRQEHDATR, from the coding sequence ATGGGAGTGCAGACTCTGGTGTCTGACGATTGTGAGATTATCCGACTGGTGTTGGGCGGAGAGGTCGATCGTTTTGCGGAACTGATTGCACGGTATCAGCAGCACGTGACCAGGATGACGAATCGGCATGTGCCGTCCGACCGCGTAGCGGAGGTCGCGCACGATGTCTTTGTCCGGGCCTATACGAACCTGTCGAGTTTTTCTGGAAAGACCCCGTTCGAGCATTGGTTGTCCGGCATTACGGTCAGGACCTGTTATGACTTCTGGCGATCGAAGCGGCGGGAGGCACTGCCCGTCAGTGCCTTGACCACGGAACACCAGGCCTGGATGGATCATGTGCTGGCGGCAGAATCCGAAGATCAGTTTCGTGAGCAGGCCAGGCAGCAGGAAGCGGCTGAGCTACTACAATGGGCGTTGGGTCATCTATCGGCGGAAAACCGTCTCGTGTTGACGCTGGTCCATCTTGAGGGCTATTCCGTTCGCGATGCGGCAGGCCTGCTGGGATGGAGCTTGATTAATGTAAAGGTGCGGGCACATCGGGCTCGGCAGATGCTCAAAACACTCTTACTCGAAAGGCTGCGACAGGAACATGACGCGACGCGATGA
- a CDS encoding MdtA/MuxA family multidrug efflux RND transporter periplasmic adaptor subunit codes for MQESIGFAKVLKRWLLGLFVACVLAVGLYALLTKSDETPLRAAGQGQNPQATRTVPVLTATAKTGDIGVYLNGLGSVVPLNTVTVRSRVDGQLMQVRFKEGQIVRSGDLLAEIDARPFHVQLSQVEGQMARDRSQLKNAQLDLERYRGLLQQEFIPKQQLDTQESLVRQLEGMVQTDQAQIDNAKLQITYSRITAPINGRIGLRLVDQGNLVRTSDANGLLVITQLQPITVIFTIAEDSLPPVLEKLKAGKPLSVEAFDREQKRKLATGTLLTVDNQIDPNTGTVRLKAVFPNDDSELFPNQFVNARLLLDVKRGTTVVPSAAVQRGPKGTFVYVVNADQTVGVRQVTVGVSHGDETSINTGLAPDELVVVDGTEKLREGSKVEVQGQSGSPGKGGPDQPSQGAENPRRGKRS; via the coding sequence ATGCAAGAGTCTATTGGTTTCGCGAAGGTGCTCAAGCGTTGGCTGCTCGGGCTATTCGTAGCTTGTGTGCTTGCCGTCGGTCTCTATGCCCTGTTAACCAAGTCCGATGAGACGCCATTACGTGCCGCCGGCCAAGGGCAAAATCCCCAGGCTACGCGGACGGTACCAGTGCTGACCGCGACTGCGAAAACAGGTGATATCGGCGTCTATCTCAACGGACTGGGGTCGGTTGTTCCGCTCAATACTGTGACGGTGAGAAGTCGCGTCGACGGGCAATTAATGCAGGTCCGGTTCAAAGAGGGCCAGATCGTCCGCAGCGGAGACCTCCTGGCTGAAATCGATGCACGTCCATTTCATGTGCAACTGTCCCAGGTCGAGGGACAGATGGCGCGTGACCGGTCGCAGTTGAAAAATGCCCAACTCGATCTCGAACGATACCGGGGACTCTTACAGCAAGAGTTTATTCCCAAGCAACAACTGGATACTCAAGAGTCACTGGTCCGCCAGCTCGAGGGAATGGTCCAGACGGATCAGGCACAAATCGACAACGCCAAATTGCAGATTACCTATTCCCGCATCACCGCTCCCATTAACGGACGCATCGGGTTGCGCCTCGTGGATCAGGGCAACCTGGTTCGTACAAGCGACGCGAACGGATTGCTGGTCATCACGCAACTTCAACCGATTACTGTGATATTCACCATTGCCGAAGATAGTCTTCCCCCCGTGCTTGAAAAACTCAAAGCCGGGAAGCCGTTGTCGGTCGAGGCGTTCGACCGGGAGCAGAAGCGAAAGCTGGCCACAGGGACGTTGTTGACGGTGGACAATCAAATTGATCCGAATACTGGTACGGTGCGGCTCAAAGCGGTCTTTCCGAACGACGACAGTGAGCTGTTCCCCAATCAGTTCGTCAACGCGCGTCTCCTATTGGACGTTAAGCGCGGGACCACGGTCGTGCCTTCTGCCGCCGTACAACGGGGGCCGAAGGGAACATTCGTCTATGTCGTGAATGCCGACCAGACGGTGGGCGTGCGGCAGGTCACGGTGGGCGTCTCCCATGGCGATGAAACGTCCATCAATACGGGCCTGGCACCCGACGAACTTGTCGTGGTCGATGGTACAGAGAAATTGCGCGAGGGGAGCAAGGTAGAGGTCCAGGGTCAGAGCGGCTCGCCCGGAAAAGGCGGGCCCGATCAACCGTCCCAAGGGGCAGAAAATCCGCGGAGAGGAAAGCGGTCGTGA